A stretch of DNA from Halobacteriovorax vibrionivorans:
CTTGGGCCAGCAACTCTTAACCTTGGACTAAAGTAGCCAATCATCGGTACAATATTGAGCCCAAATGGCATAGGACTGACTTCATTTTCAACACGATACTCGCCAGGTTGAAAATATCCAATTCCAGTCACCCATTTTGCGTGAACAGATTGAGATATGAATAGAATTAAGAATATTAAATACTTCAATACCTTACCTTGATACACCTATAATACGAAGTATTCTGGTCAGGTACAAGAGGGCAATATCTTTGTTAAAATAAGTATTGAAATTACATAAAGAGCTGTTTCAAAGTTTTCTTTAGAATGTCCTGGCTCCATGCTTTAAAGTCTGGCCATTGCGGTTGCCAATTTAATGTCTTACGAGTCCATTCATTATTACACATCTTACTATTAGAGTTCTGACTAGAATATTCAACACCCTTTGCCTGTTCACCTAAAACGATTTTTGCAAATTCACTCTTCGTCATAGGACTTCCGTCACATCCTAGGTATCTTGTACCTTTCGATCCACTTTCAAGTGCCTTTACTGATAGCTCAGCGGCATCTTGGGTGTGGATTAAGTTAAGTAGAGAGTCTTTTGATGAGCTAAGTTTCATCTTACTTTTTAAATACAGATGAGGGCCTCTGTGTTTGTCATAGAGTCCGGCCAATCTTAAAACACAGCCACCTTTATCAATAACCATCTCTTCAACTGAAAATAAGCGATGCTCAGGATTTGCCTTTGAGTTTTCATTTACAACTCCTCCATTACTTTCCAAATAAACAGAAGTCGAAGAAATAAATAGAAAATTACCAGACTCATCCCAACACTTAAAAGCTTCCTTTACGAGTTCAGAGTAGTTATCTTTTGGAGGTATTGAAAATAAAATATTTGAAACTTTCGGAAGCTTTTCGCCATAACAAAGAGGAGTGATTTCTTTTGAGCTAAGCTGCGAATGATTTCTAGTTGTATTAGTGACACCAAATACTTCTTCGCTAGGAAATCTGTCTTTCCAAAGAGTTGCAACTTTCTCTCCGAGATTGCCAGCGCCAAATACCAATAAATTATTTTTCATAGAGTCACCTAAGTAAATGAAACAAAATTCTCTGCTTCATTATGCCTTTTCCTTGAGCTTGCGTAAAGAAAAGCACCTAGTCCCCTAATTCTTCTATACCAAAGGCATAAATTTAGTGTAGAAAATGAACTATGAGTTTTAATGATCACCTGGTTCTCGCCCCGATTCGTGGTGTAACCAACTACGTTTATCGCAATGCCTTGGAGCAGACATTTTCTGGCGCTGATAGTGCCATCGCTCCCTATATTGTGACAAAACATACAAATGAACTCAATAAGCGCCAACTTCACGATGTTCTTCCAGAGAAGAACCTTCTTCCGACCACGGCCCAAATTCTCACAAAAGAAGTTGATCAATTCTTATATGTGGCAAATATCTATAAAGACTTTGGTGTTAAGAAGGTTAATTTAAATATGGGCTGCCCTTATCCAATGGTGGCCAATAGGACCAAAGGATCAGGCCTTCTTCTTCATCCAGATAAAGTGGAAAAGCTTTTAACAGGAATCAAAGAAAAGTGTCCCATCGAGTTTTCAGTTAAGATTCGCCTTGGACGTGAGGATGTCTCCGAGATCAAAGAGATCATTCCCATGATCAACAAATTAGAAATCAATGACTTCACAATTCATGCTCGCTACGGAAAACAAATTTATGTTGGTGGCGTGGATCTTGATGCCTTTGAAGAGTGCTTGCCTCTATTAAATACAACTCCCTGCTATAACGGAGATATCAATACAGTAGAAGATTTCAAGGCCTACAAAGCAAGATTTCCACAGATTAATCGCTGGATGGTAGGACGCGCAGGCCTTTCAAACCCGGCCCTTATGGCCCAGATCAAGGGGTCAAAATTTAATGAACAAACCTATCTGGCAAAGTTCATTGAAATGCATAAGCTTATGAGCGAAGAATACCTCTCAATGGACAATGCCAAATCAGACTACCTACAAAAAATGCGAGGTCATTGGCTCTACTTCAAAGATATCTTTGAGAATGAGCACAAGGTTTATAAGAAAGTTAAGAAGGCAAAATCCATCGAGCATTATAATGACGTTGTTGAATGGATCTTTGAGCAGGATTTGAATCCCGACTTCTTAAATTAAAATAGAGTATCCCCAATATAAGTTTCTAAAATCTTTACGTTATAGTAATTCTTATGCTTTCACACTTGCTCAATCTCAACTTGCCCATTAACATAATAAGTAGGTTATTATTCTCGCCTCCCCCCTTCAAAGGGAAAGCACTAGAGTGCAGAATGAATCAAATTTCTACATCTAACCTTTAATAAGGCTAGGACATAAGAAGGGATTGTTTTTACGGCCAAGTTGGAGGTTTCAGATGAAATTATCATCACCTATTTTCGTTTTAAAAAGTCATGCAAAAAAGTTAAAGAAAAACCAAGGCATCACCATGTCCGAGGCCTTAGATCTTGTCGCACGAGCTGAAGGCTTCTCTTCTTGGTCACTGCTAAAGTCCAAATCCCAAGAAGTTTTGCCACAAGAATACAGCGACATCTTAGGCTACTTAAATGACGGCGACCTCGTCCTCATTGGTTCAAGACCAGGTATGGGAAAGACAAGCTTTGCCCTTGGCTTATTCGTTCAGGCCATCAATGCCAATCACGCAAAGAGTTTCTGCTTCACACTAGCGCACACTCACAAGGAGTACGCTGCCCGCATTGGAACTTACGATCAAACTATTGGTCATAATAACGAGCGCTTTGAACTTAACTATTCTGATGATATCAGTGCCGACTACATTATCAAGGCAACAAAGAACGAGGTAGCTCCTGGCTCACTTATCATAGTGGACTACTTACAGCTTCTCGATGAAAAACGCATCAATCCACCACTGCAAACTCAGGTAGAAAAACTCAAAACCTTCGCCAAAGAATCAGGCTGTATTATCATCTTCATCTCCC
This window harbors:
- a CDS encoding Rossmann-fold NAD(P)-binding domain-containing protein, with protein sequence MKNNLLVFGAGNLGEKVATLWKDRFPSEEVFGVTNTTRNHSQLSSKEITPLCYGEKLPKVSNILFSIPPKDNYSELVKEAFKCWDESGNFLFISSTSVYLESNGGVVNENSKANPEHRLFSVEEMVIDKGGCVLRLAGLYDKHRGPHLYLKSKMKLSSSKDSLLNLIHTQDAAELSVKALESGSKGTRYLGCDGSPMTKSEFAKIVLGEQAKGVEYSSQNSNSKMCNNEWTRKTLNWQPQWPDFKAWSQDILKKTLKQLFM
- a CDS encoding tRNA-dihydrouridine synthase family protein, giving the protein MSFNDHLVLAPIRGVTNYVYRNALEQTFSGADSAIAPYIVTKHTNELNKRQLHDVLPEKNLLPTTAQILTKEVDQFLYVANIYKDFGVKKVNLNMGCPYPMVANRTKGSGLLLHPDKVEKLLTGIKEKCPIEFSVKIRLGREDVSEIKEIIPMINKLEINDFTIHARYGKQIYVGGVDLDAFEECLPLLNTTPCYNGDINTVEDFKAYKARFPQINRWMVGRAGLSNPALMAQIKGSKFNEQTYLAKFIEMHKLMSEEYLSMDNAKSDYLQKMRGHWLYFKDIFENEHKVYKKVKKAKSIEHYNDVVEWIFEQDLNPDFLN
- a CDS encoding DNA helicase, with product MKLSSPIFVLKSHAKKLKKNQGITMSEALDLVARAEGFSSWSLLKSKSQEVLPQEYSDILGYLNDGDLVLIGSRPGMGKTSFALGLFVQAINANHAKSFCFTLAHTHKEYAARIGTYDQTIGHNNERFELNYSDDISADYIIKATKNEVAPGSLIIVDYLQLLDEKRINPPLQTQVEKLKTFAKESGCIIIFISQIVRDVEDRIDKHPTVDDIRLPNPLDLNLMNKIILLYREKRDSKIVDVTFAGKTDHRFQVGWDGSEVRFFDL